A genomic region of Branchiostoma lanceolatum isolate klBraLanc5 chromosome 4, klBraLanc5.hap2, whole genome shotgun sequence contains the following coding sequences:
- the LOC136433135 gene encoding rab3 GTPase-activating protein non-catalytic subunit-like isoform X1: MSCTLSIEANIQNVSSVRKFLFPSLLEEPVTKSPADDGWEEDDWGWGEEFIEETQQQKKKKEEEANSWMEDCCISLSPTNDLLALAFEDRAVFLSHKWDSDKLKYQMSWKGPVNLEEGECVTSIMCIPLASLKRSSTGGPDWTCVMMGFTSGYIRMYTENGNLLLSQLLHEDPVLKVKCSSYQPRRHAGVAEQLEELTILYPNALVTIDGFSLYQSLRACRNQVARAAAGGSDVQPPPLAYKKWGLADQANMVDHISCGVVTPSLFDQLQTASILGGYGATITQNPPPAARYITSGTNPYVAFFFAVEGTAPPIISEVAAAVASKLKSALISGVGGWLGWKGKPQGEDPQKKPKVEPATPLPLRFGLPDLRRHGDSIILSPSRQLAATTDSFGRVILIDTDKGVAIRVWKGYRDAQVGWVKVTEDKDRDAMATDSPPREALFLIIYAPRRGILEVWAMQQGPRVAAFNVGKQCRLLCPGYTMMGLNNVTFYSNKPHTYQCCLVEPSGVIKIINVPFHLILSGANSKRARDLHLLKKLSTMLSTPSSHEGSIEKQLVNIITDIKIVALKRQGLEKILSHKILPAELMQNVIRTVKNNIQQALEKEDPDSIAPESRGLLHFCKVQELLLDVYITISQLNKQATQAMGMAENNPEQTLAATLSVSVSEALQYLSAVDDFMRESAGNRVHFQDPIDMTPAAFLSCFICPYHHADDNAPTVTSLKVLMSSDIDEQLSLKLGTFLFKCGLTGGDSISALCSCLEGSGIPAADLMSLLLRVWLSSETELIRPRDVSPVSNLHCLLASITRTADAHAIHAEPNTVSPWWKSVRDICTAAEAPASALMAAVAARSVAASVVPNNKSGNKEQESQEDKDTDQEAISLSSPTPSTTSTDTMEEWETVAMDTEHWNLLVRQLEDVVVLSTLLRTKVRDGVDRPPSYAETMGKEHKVVSVKGLLEGGTGSIAALVANWVARTGILPSMLSVSHHAEGEDEEAMELGADVTSEPALPELERLADRYRSQLERFPYSLDPEVLHAHCTWEYVVQWNKDPEVIALLERSIEHLKLVGNAYLQHGLGCMMWHTFMVKRFSATAFLMEKVGKAPKDRLCRKDVGLSDAALTNFLGQCNNLLQVILEAEVESPYPFFSSQAEVESSHVPVFDIEDLWQATQGPTSIAELAAEQRVSNYQLLQHHMKLSSIMHAVMVFSLRTVKPLSYYFDTKGKNAFFKDLHSYPLLPGSDIDISIISARQQFLCRIVSAAVGTLPTPPAYLNKDDGAVAMETDKEKELLQSDLDAYQTMSDNKVVLEACKWADIMLELGQRLEVDVDTVRRHYCNELYSRGYDYLGQEVLNSVNERCQLGCDLLVLVGKRLSHLMSTAEPKRSVQLLSRLPPTLSTWLKQQSPSDVHFPYVPLLLTAQLLSQVVSLLPETHGQYSLAIQLVESIDIMRD; this comes from the exons ATGTCGTGCACTCTCAGCATAGAAGCAAACATCCAAAATGTGTCTAGCGTCCGAAAGTTCCTGTTCCCAAGCTTGCTTGAAGAACCGGTGACGAAAAGTCCAG CAGACGATGGTTGGGAGGAAGACGACTGGGGCTGGGGAGAGGAG TTTATCGAGGAGACTCagcaacagaagaagaagaaggaagaggaGGCCAACTCATGGATGGAGGACTGTTGCATCTCTCTGTCTCCCACCAATGACCTTCTGGCACTGGCATTTGAGGATAGGGCTGTGTTCTTGTCAC ATAAATGGGATTCAGACAAGCTGAAGTACCAGATGAGTTGGAAAGGACCTGTCAATCTGGAAGAAGG GGAGTGTGTCACCAGTATCATGTGCATTCCACTTGCATCATTGAAAAG AAGCTCCACAGGAGGCCCAGACTGGACATGTGTTATGATGGGGTTCACTTCAGGCTATATCAGGATGTACACAGAG AATGGGAACCTGCTACTGTCCCAACTGCTGCATGAGGACCCCGTGTTGAAGGTCAAATGCAGCTCTTACCAGCCGAGAAGACATGCTGGAGTAGCAGAACAG CTGGAGGAGCTGACCATACTTTATCCCAATGCCCTGGTGACCATAGATGGCTTCAGTCTGTACCAGAGCCTCAGGGCCTGTAGGAACCAGGTGGCAAGAG CTGCCGCAGGTGGCAGTGATGTTCAGCCTCCTCCTCTGGCCTACAAGAAATGGGGACTGGCGGACCAGGCTAACATGGTGGATCACATCAGCTGTG GTGTGGTGACCCCCAGCCTGTTTGACCAGCTGCAGACTGCCTCCATCCTGGGCGGTTACGGTGCAACCATCACCCAGAACCCGCCGCCTGCAGCCAGATACATCACCAGTGGCACCAATCCTTACGTCGCCTTCTTCTTTGCTGTGGAG ggaacagcaccacctatcatcTCTGAAGTTGCTGCAGCTGTGGCCAGCAAACTGAAGTCTGCTTTGATCTCCGGTGTTGG AGGATGGCTTGGATGGAAAGGAAAGCCACAAGGTGAGGATCCCCAAAAGAAGCCGAAAGTGGAACCTGCAACTCCTCTTCCACTCAG GTTTGGTCTCCCTGACCTGCGTCGTCATGGTGACAGTATCATCCTGTCGCCCAGTCGTCAGCTGGCTGCCACCACCGACAGCTTTGGTCGAGTCATTCTGATTGACACTGATAAGGGTGTGGCCATCAGGGTATGGAAAG GTTATAGAGATGCCCAAGTTGGGTGGGTGAAGGTAACAGAGGACAAGGACCGTGATGCCATGGCAACTGATTCGCCCCCCAGAGAAGCACTTTTCCTGATCATATACGCTCCCAGGAGGGGCATTCTGGAG GTGTGGGCCATGCAACAGGGACCCAGGGTGGCTGCCTTCAATGTAGGAAAGCAGTGCAG ACTGCTGTGTCCAGGCTATACCATGATGGGGTTGAACAATGTGACGTTCTACAGTAACAAACCTCACACCTACCAGTGCTGCCTGGTGGAACCTTCCGGTGTCATAAAGATCATCAATGTGCCCTTCCATCTCATTCTCAG TGGTGCAAATAGCAAGAGAGCCAGAGATCTGCACCTGCTGAAGAAGCTGTCCACCATGCTCAGCACACCCAGCTCACATGAAG GATCCATCGAAAAACAGTTAGTGAACATCATTACAGACATCAAAATTGTGGCTTTGAAAAGACAG GGCCTGGAGAAGATTCTGTCCCATAAGATCCTGCCAGCTGAGCTGATGCAGAATGTCATCAGGACTGTGAAGAACAATATACAGCAGGCCCTGGAAAAGGAAG ACCCAGACTCCATCGCCCCTGAGAGCCGAGGTCTGCTCCACTTCTGCAAAGTACAGGAACTGCTGCTGGATGTGTACATCACCATCAGCCAGCTGAACAAGCAGGCTACACAGGCCATGGGCATGGCAGAGAACAATCCAGAACAG ACCTTGGCAGCCACCCTGAGCGTAAGTGTGAGTGAAGCGCTACAGTATCTCTCAGCTGTGGACGACTTCATGAGGGAGTCAGCCGGCAACAGGGTGCACTTCCAAGACCCCATAGACATGACCCCTGCAGCCTTCTTGTCCTGTTTCATCTGTCCTTATCATCATGCAGATGACAATGCACCTACTGTGACTTCCTTAAAAGTCCTCATGAGTTCAGACATTGATGAGCAGCTGTCACTCAAACTTG GAACATTCCTGTTCAAATGTGGTCTGACAGGAGGTGACTCCATTAGTGCCCTGTGCTCCTGTCTGGAGGGGTCAGGCATCCCTGCTGCTGATCTCATG TCATTGCTCCTGAGAGTGTGGCTAAGCAGTGAGACCGAGCTGATCCGCCCAAGAGATGTGTCTCCCGTGAGCAACCTGCACTGCCTCCTGGCAAGCATCACCAGAACTGCAG ATGCCCATGCTATTCATGCAGAGCCCAACACAGTATCCCCCTGGTGGAAGAGTGTCCGAGACATCTGTACAGCAGCTGAAGCACCTGCCAGTGCCCTGATGGCAGCTGTAGCTGCGAGGAGCGTAGCTGCATCTGTTGTACCAAACAACAAAAGTGGGAACAAAGAACAG GAAAGTCAAGAAGACAAAGACACAGACCAAGAAGCAATTTCCTTGAGTTCCCCTACGCCAAGCACCACCAGCACTGACACCATGGAGGAATGGGAGACGGTTGCCATGGATACAGAACATTGGAACCTGCTGGTGCGACAGCTGGAGGATGTGGTGGTACTGAGTACGCTCCTGAGGACTAAGGTCAGGGACGGCGTGGATCGACCTCCTTCGTATGCAGAAACCATGGGGAAGGAACACAAGGTCGTCTCTGTCAAGGGACTGCTAGAAGGTGGCACCG GGTCCATTGCAGCATTGGTTGCTAACTGGGTGGCAAGGACAGGGATTCTACCCAGCATGCTCTCTGTGTCCCATCATGCTGAGGGTGAGGATGAGGAGGCCATGGAGCTGGGAGCAGATGTGACCTCTGAACCTGCTCTTCCAGAACTGGAGAGACTGGCAG ACCGTTACCGAAGCCAACTGGAGCGTTTCCCCTACAGCCTGGACCCAGAGGTACTCCATGCACACTGTACCTGGGAGTATGTGGTACAGTGGAATAAAGATCCAGAG GTTATAGCCTTACTAGAAAGGTCCATTGAGCATCTCAAGCTTGTTGGCAATGCTTATCTTCAACATG gtcTGGGCTGCATGATGTGGCACACCTTTATGGTCAAGAGATTCTCAGCAACTGCTTTTCTCATGGAAAAG GTTGGGAAGGCTCCAAAGGACAGGCTGTGTAGAAAg GATGTGGGATTGAGTGACGCAGCCTTAACAAACTTCCTGGGACAATGCAACAACCTTTTACAAGTCATTTTAGAG GCGGAAGTAGAGTCCCCGTACCCATTCTTTTCCTCACAGGCGGAGGTGGAGTCCTCCCACGTTCCCGTGTTTGACATCGAGGACCTGTGGCAGGCCACGCAGGGCCCCACGTCCATCGCGGAGCTGGCGGCGGAGCAGCGCGTGTCCAACTACCAGCTGCTGCAGCACCACATGAAGCTGAGCAGCATCATGCACGCCGTCATGGTCTTCTCGCTCAGGACGGTCAAGCCACTGTCATATTACTTTGATACGAAG GGCAAGAATGCATTCTTCAAGGATCTGCACTCCTACCCCCTCCTACCTGGCAGTGACATTGACATCTCCATCATAAGTGCAAGGCAACAG TTCCTATGTAGAATAGTGAGCGCAGCAGTTGGAACCCTCCCAACCCCTCCAGCCTATCTCAACAAGGATGACGGcgctgttgccatggagacagacAAGGAAAAGGAACTGTTGCAGTCTGACCTTGATGCTTACCAAACAATGTCAGACAACAAGGTCGTGTTGGAGGCCTGTAAGTGGGCAGACATCATGCTGGAGCTGGGTCAGAGGTTGGAGGTCGATGTGGACACGGTCAGGAGACATTACTGTAACGAGCTGTACAGCAGGGGCTACGACTACCTGGGACAGGAG GTGCTGAACTCAGTGAACGAACGGTGCCAGCTGGGCTGTGACTTGCTGGTGCTGGTGGGGAAGCGCTTGTCCCACCTCATGTCCACAGCAGAACCCAAGAGAAGTGTTCAGCTCCTGTCCAGACTACCCCCCACCCTGTCCACATGGCTCAAGCAGCAG AGTCCGTCAGACGTCCATTTCCCCTATGTCCCTCTGCTCCTGACCGCCCAGCTGTTGAGCCAGGTGGTCAGCCTCCTGCCTGAGACACACGGACAGTACAGCCTCGCAATACAACTAGTGGAGTCCATCGATATCATGAGGGACTAA